In Halomonas alkalicola, the following proteins share a genomic window:
- a CDS encoding agmatine deiminase family protein → MAKRLLPEWHPQDAVQLTWPGPESDWAPLLERIEATLEAMVVAIARYQAVLISVPDTATRTHLAGRFASLGVPEERVTLVVAPADDTWARDHGPLAVEDNGELRLHDYVFTGWGGKFPAARDNTLTRRLLDAGVYACPVSERGLVLEGGALESDGAATLLTTEACLLNPNRNPGLDRAAVEAWLHEDFGVTRVLWLAHGHLEGDDTDSHVDTLARFCDPATVAYVRCDDESDPHYPALAAMEAELKALRRRDGEPYRLVPLPWPSPCFDPVDGHRLPATYANFLIINGAVLVPTYGDAADTRALTALAGAFPGRDIIPIDCLSVIRQHGSLHCLTMQLPQGSLASRA, encoded by the coding sequence ATGGCCAAACGCCTGCTTCCCGAATGGCACCCTCAGGATGCCGTCCAGCTCACCTGGCCCGGCCCCGAGAGCGACTGGGCGCCGCTGCTCGAGCGCATCGAGGCCACCCTGGAGGCCATGGTGGTCGCCATCGCCCGCTATCAGGCCGTGCTGATCAGCGTGCCCGACACCGCCACCCGCACCCACCTGGCCGGCCGCTTCGCAAGCCTCGGCGTGCCGGAGGAGCGAGTGACCCTGGTGGTGGCGCCCGCCGACGACACCTGGGCCCGGGACCATGGCCCGCTGGCCGTGGAGGATAACGGCGAGCTGCGCCTGCATGACTACGTCTTCACCGGCTGGGGCGGCAAGTTTCCCGCCGCCCGGGACAATACCCTGACCCGGCGGCTGCTTGATGCCGGCGTCTACGCCTGCCCGGTCAGCGAGCGCGGCCTGGTGCTGGAGGGTGGGGCGCTGGAGAGCGACGGTGCCGCCACCCTGCTCACCACCGAGGCGTGCCTGCTCAATCCCAACCGCAACCCCGGCCTCGACCGAGCGGCGGTGGAGGCCTGGCTGCACGAGGACTTCGGGGTGACCCGGGTGCTGTGGCTGGCCCATGGCCACCTGGAAGGGGACGACACCGACAGCCACGTGGACACCCTGGCGCGCTTCTGCGACCCGGCCACCGTCGCCTACGTGCGCTGCGACGACGAGAGCGACCCCCACTACCCGGCGCTGGCCGCCATGGAGGCGGAGCTCAAGGCCCTGCGCCGCCGGGACGGCGAGCCCTACCGGCTGGTGCCGCTGCCCTGGCCGAGCCCCTGCTTCGACCCGGTCGACGGCCACCGCCTGCCGGCCACCTACGCCAACTTCCTGATCATCAACGGTGCGGTGCTGGTGCCCACCTACGGCGACGCCGCCGACACCCGGGCGCTGACCGCCCTGGCCGGCGCCTTCCCGGGGCGCGACATCATTCCCATCGACTGCCTGAGCGTGATCCGCCAGCACGGCAGCCTGCACTGCCTGACCATGCAGCTGCCCCAGGGCAGCCTGGCCAGCCGGGCCTGA